DNA sequence from the Cronobacter turicensis z3032 genome:
AACAGACCCGTGAGATGCAGCAGCACAGCGATGACGCCTGTTTCCGCTTCCTGATGCCGCAAGTAAAAGGCGGTGTAAACCCGATCCAGATGTTATCGAAAGAGGTCATCGCGGAGCGTATGGATGTCGAAATGAAGCTGCTGTCGGCAAGCTACGGACCGAATACGCATAAGGTGACGCCGGAAGAGCAGAAACTGGCTGAAGAGTCGCTGGCCCCGATTGGTCAGGCGCTGGCGGCGAAATATGGCGACACGATTGAGGTCTTTACCGATCCGCAAAAAGGCGTCGGACAGGAAAAGCAGGTCTGCAATATGGTGCAGGAGCTCTGGCATAACGTGCTGGCGCTGCCGCCGGAAAAAGCCGGGCCGGCTATTCGCGTCTCCATGCAACAATAATAAAAAAAGCCGGGTTAGCCCGGCTTTTTTATTTCAGGATTTCACGCCTTCAGAGCGTTTTTAACATCCGTACTTCGCAATCCACATGACCCGTCGCGCCGAGCGGCTCGGAAATATGCGCAAAGCCTAAGCGCTCATACAGCGCAATCGCCTCTTTTAAAAAGGCGGTGGTTTCGAGATAGCAGCGGCGATAGCCCTGCGCGCGAGCGAAATCCATGGCCTGTAACGCCAGCTTTTTCGCAAGCCCCCTGCCGCGCGCCACGGGCAGAAAATACATTTTTTGCAGTTCGCAGATGTCCGTTTCGCTACCGACCAGCGGTGCGATACCGCCGCCGCCTACCACTTCGCCGTCCAGTTCAATCACCCAGTACGCATAGCCAGGTTTGCTGTATTGCGTATAAAGCACGTCGAGATTCGGATCCGCGACGGTGTAGCCCTTATCCGCAGTCAGCCCGCATTCTGCGGAGACCTGGCGGATCACCCGGGCGACAGCGGCGTTATCCGCCGCCGTCATCCGGCGCATAATAATGTCTACTGGCGCCTCAACATTCATCATTTGCTCTGATGTCATCTGTTCAACATAGTGTTGTGCTTAATACCACTACAAGAAGAGTGACGCAAGCCCAGGAATATTGGCTGCTATTATTCTTCTCCGGGCTTTATTACACTAAAGTACGCACTGAATTAACCCTAAAATATTAATGGTTATAACGGCGCTTTTTTCTTTTTTATAGAATAAGGATTGTTATGTCAGACGATAATAAATTCCTGGCAGGGAATAAGACACACGCATTCTCGTTTCAGGGCAGCGGCGGCGGTTATTTCCCCGTCTGGCTGGTCAACATACTGTTAACGGTGTTCACTGCCGGGCTGTTTTTGCCCTGGGCGATGGTGCGCGCGCGCCGTTATTTTTATGAAAATACTGAACTGGCAGGCGCCCGTTTTTCTTACCATGCCACAGGCGGCGCGATTTTTGTCGGCTGGATCTGTCTCGCCATTCTCTATGCCGTGTTCGTGATTAATATCGCTTTTGAAAATACCTTTTTAACCGTCTGCATGGTGCTGCTGTTTATCGCGTTTGCGCCGTTCCTCATTATGCAGGGCCTGCGCTATCAGCTGCTGATGACGAAGCTTAACGGCCTGCGTTTTAGTTTTAAAGCCAGCCCCCTGCGCGCCTGGTGGGTGATGCTCGGCTGCCCGCTGCTGATTGCGATTCTGGTGTTTATCGTGCTTTCTCTCGTTATGACCCTTGCCGGCTCCAGCGGTAGCATGACCGGCATTATTGTGGCTATCGTGCTGGCGGTTGTGGTGAGCCTTGGCGGTACCGCGCTGATGCAGGGCATTTATGCCGCGCAGTGGTACGGGCTGCTGGTCAATAACCTGCAATACGGCAAACACCGTTTCGCCATCAACCTGAACGTAAAAACCTGCACCTTCATTTATCTCAAGGCGATGCTGCTGTTTGTGCCGTTTATCGTTATCGTGATGGTGATGGTAGTCCCCATGATGACCCAGATTTTGCAGCAAAGCCTGTACGGCGCGGGAAGCGAAGAAGCGATGCTGAGCGCTGGCTTGTCCATGATCTCCACCGTGGTAATGGCTTATATGGTTTATCTTGTCGGCATACTGGTCTGCTTTAGTTTCGCGTTCGTTAAAGTGCGTAACTACGCTTATCAGCAGATGTCTCTGGAAGGCGGTATTACCTTCCGCTCCACCGTGAGTGTCGGTACGTTCGTCTGGCTGATCCTGAGTAACTTCATGGTCTGCGGTATCACCTTTGGTCTGGCGTGGCCGTGGGCAAAAGTGCGTCTGACCCGTTACCTGCTGGAAAACACCCATGTTGACGGCGAGCTGGATAACCTGGCGCTGGT
Encoded proteins:
- the yjgM gene encoding Uncharacterized N-acetyltransferase yjgM; its protein translation is MTSEQMMNVEAPVDIIMRRMTAADNAAVARVIRQVSAECGLTADKGYTVADPNLDVLYTQYSKPGYAYWVIELDGEVVGGGGIAPLVGSETDICELQKMYFLPVARGRGLAKKLALQAMDFARAQGYRRCYLETTAFLKEAIALYERLGFAHISEPLGATGHVDCEVRMLKTL